Below is a genomic region from Streptosporangiales bacterium.
GTACTCGCCGTTGCGCCACTGGGTGAGGAACGGATACCCCTCGATCGACACGTCCGCCGAGGTCTCGAAGGCCAGCCCGAACGCCGAGGCGGTCCGCGACTCCGCGTAGATGTCGGCCGAGCGGTCGATGATGACCGCGAAGACGGCGACGACCAGCAAGGTGGCGACGAGCTTCAGCCCGTCCCGTACGACACGCACTCGTCAGCCTCCCGCAAACGGTGGGAGGGCCTCGACCGTCGCGCCTTCGGCCAGCACGACGCTCGCGTGCGGCCGGGTGCCGACGGGGGTGCCGTCGACGAGGAACGAGCAGTACGAGAGCACCTTCGCGAAGCGCGGGTCCTCGTGCCGTTGCCTGGCGCTGTCGAGCAGCACTCCAAGGGTCGGCGCGTCGTACTGCTCCTCGTCGACGCCGGCCGCGTCGCGCGCGGCCGCCCAGTATCTGATCGTCGCGTGGCTCACATCGCTATCCTCGCCTATAACGTTCCGAGGAGGGTTGATGGGCGCGGTCCTGTTGTTGACCAACGCCGTGGGACCTTCCGCGGAGGTGCTGCCCGCACTGGCACTGTTGCCGCATTCGGTACGCATCGTGTCCGCGGAAGCTGCAGCACTGGTCGATGCCCCCGCGGCGGACATCGTCCTCCTGGACGCGCGCCGTGAGCTGGTCAGGGCCCGCGGGCTGGCCAGGGTGATCAGGGCCACCGGCCTGCGCTGCCCGCTCCTGCTGGTGGTCACCGAGGGCGCGCTCGCCGCGATCCACGCGGACTGGGGCGCCGACGACGTGGTACTCGACACCGCAGGCCCCGCCGAGGTCGAGGCCAGGAT
It encodes:
- a CDS encoding MoaD/ThiS family protein, giving the protein MSHATIRYWAAARDAAGVDEEQYDAPTLGVLLDSARQRHEDPRFAKVLSYCSFLVDGTPVGTRPHASVVLAEGATVEALPPFAGG